The genome window CGCTCCTCGCCGGGGAAACGCCCAAAAGGACGCTCCAGGCATGGGCGTCCCTTTTTTGTTGTAATCATGTTTTACAATAATCGCGGATGCGGTATCGTGGGAACATACACCGTGAACTCGTCACGCGATGTCCAGGGGGAGCGGGCCATGGAACAATCGCGGCTGTTCCGGACAACACACACCCGTGGAGGAAAGAACATGAAATACGGCATGATGGCAGCTATGGCGTTTCTGGGATTTTGTCTCTGTTTGAGCCCGGCATACGCCGCGCAGGGCGGCGCCGTGGAGACGGTCAAGGAAGGCGCGCGCGATGCGGCCCAGGCGGTCAAGGAAAGCGCGCAGGATGCGGCCCATGGGATAGGCAAAGCCACGAGCGAGGCGACGCAGGCAGTGGGTGAGTATGTGGACGATGCCGCCATTACCGCGGCGGTCAAAAGCAAATTTCTGGCTCAAAAAGGTCTTGATTCCATGGACATCAGCGTCACCACGTCCGATGGCGTGGTGCTCCTCTCCGGCGGCGTGGAGCACGAAGCCCAGATCAGCCTGGCGGAGCGGGTGGCCAAAGAGGTCAATGGCGTCAAGAAAATCGTGAATAATCTCATTGTGTTCAAAAAGTAGCGGGCAACGGAGAGGCCGGGCGCGCGAGGTTTTCACGCGCCCGGCCGTCTTTTGCCTCGAACGTTCCTATTGAATCAGTCGCCGCCCGCCGGCGGCCGCGCGAGCCATTTGTCCAGGGTGGCGTACAGCACGTCCGGGGAAATCGGCTTGGTGATATGGTCGTTCATCCCGCTCTCAAGGCTCTTTTCCTTGTCGCCCGCCATGGCGTGCGCCGACATGGCGACGATGGGCAGGCAGTCGTGGCAGCTGTCCGTCCGGATGGCCCGGGTGGCCGTGAGGCCGTCCATGACGGGCATCTGAATATCCATCGGCACGAGGTCGTACCGCCCCTGGCCGACCATTTGCACCGCCTCCTGGCCGTTGTTGGCGATATCCACAGAATACCCGACCGTTTTCAGAAGTTCCTCGGCGATCATCTGGTTGATTTCGTTGTCTTCCACCAGAAGAATGTGGCCGTGACGCCGCTCGCCGGGCTGGCCCGAGAGGTGGGCGGGCACATTGCAATCGCCGGGGTTGAACGCGGCGGCGGCGCATCGCGTGCATTTCGCGGGATCCTGGTTGTCACAGACTTCGAAAACAGCGGTGAAAAAGAACGTGGCGCCCTTGCCGGGCATGCTTTCCGCCCAGATATCGCCGTGCATCATGCCGACGAGGCTCTTGGAAATGGCAAGGCCGAGGCCCGTGCCGCCGTATTTTCTGGTCGTGGAGGCATCCGCCTGGGTGAAGGCCACGAACAGGCGGTTCAATTGCTCCTGTGTCAGCCCTATGCCCGTGTCCCGCACGGAGAACGTGTAGCGGGCTTTTGATTCCTCCAGTTGCTCGCTGCTGATGGCCACGCGGATTTCCCCCGCGTCCGTAAACTTGAGCGCGTTGCCGACGAGGTTGAACAGCACCTGCTTCAGCCGCAGGGGGGCGCCGATGACGCGGTTGGGCGGAATATCCGCATCCACCCGGAAGGCGAGGCCTTTTTCCTCTATCTTCGCGGCGAACACGATCCCCAGCTCGTCGCAGATTTCCTGCAGCGAAAACGGAAGGTTCTCTATTTCCAGCTTGCCGGCCTCGATCTTCGAGAAATCCAGTATGTCGTTGATGATGCGTAAGAGGTTGTTCGCGGAAAACAGCGTTTTTTTTGCGTAGTCCAGCTGGGTGGGTTGCAGCCCGGTATTGATGAGCAGGTGGAGCATGCCGAGAATCCCGTTCATGGGGGTGCGGATCTCGTGGCTCATGTTCGCCAGGAATTCGCTTTTCGCCCGCGTGCTTTCTTCCGCCGCGTCCCGCGCAAGGCGCAGATCGGATTCAACCTTGTGCATCTCGTTAAGCATGGCCTTGAGTTCGCGCAGGTCCCGCGTGTACCCGGCAACGATGAATTCCCCCCTGTGTTTGACCCGCACAAGGATGATTTCCGCCGGGATGGGCTCGCCGTCGAGCTTCTGGTGCATCCACTCGAACCGGCAGTACCCCTCGTTGAACGCGATGGTGATGTTCGCCAGAGCCTTCTCGGACGAGGGCACGCCATCGGGCTGGAGTTCGGGCGAGAGCTCGAAAAACCGGTCGAGGTATTCCTGTTTGTCCCTGAGGCCGAACAGCTTGACCGCTTCCTGGTTGCAGTCGATGTTGTTGAAATTCTTATCCCACAGGTTGCAGCAAAGCGGAGTGGCGTCCAGCATGACCTGCGTCCGCTCGTCCGCCTCGCGCATGTTGGCCAGCATCGCTTTCAGTTCACGCAGGTCGCGGGTGTAGCCCACCACGATATACCCGTCGCGGTGCTTGACCCGGACAAGGGTGATCTCCGCCGGGATGGGCTCGCCGTCGAGCTTCTGGTGCATCCATTCGAACCGGCAGTACCCCTCGTTGAACGCGATGGTGATGTTTGCCAGCGCTTTCTCGGAAGAGCGCCTGCCGTCGGGCTGGAACTCGGGCGAGAGGTCGGAGAAACGGTCGAGATATTCTCGTTTATCTTTGAGCCCGAAGAGTTTGACGGCTTCCTGGTTGCAGTCGATGTTGTTGTAGTCTTTGTCCCAGAAATTGGCGCAAAGCGGGGTCGCGTCCAGCATGATCTGGGCCCGTTCGTCGGCTTCGCGCATTTTTTCCATGGTGGCTTTCAATTCGCGCAGGTCGCGGGTGTACCCGACCACGATGAAACCGTCGCGGTGTTTCACGCGCACAAGGGTTATCTCCGCCGGGACCGGTTCGCCGTTGAGTTTCTGGTGCATCCACTCAAAGCGGCAGTATCCTTCTTTGAAGGCGGTGGTGATGTTCGCCAGCGCTTTCTCGGAGGAGAGCCTGCCGTCTGGCTGGAATTCGGGCGAAAGCTCGGGAAACCGGTCGAGATATTCCTGCTTGTCCTTGAGCTCGAACAGTTTGACGGCTTCCTGGTTGCAGTCGATATTGTTGCAGTTGCTGTCCCAGAAGTTGGCGCAGAGCGGGGTCGCATCAAGCATGATCTGGGTGCGCTCGTCGGCCTCGCGCATTTTTTCCATGGTGGCTTTCAGCTCGCGCAGATCACGGGTATAGCCCGCAACCACGTGCTCGCCGTTGTAGATGGTGCGCACAAGGGTTATTTCCGCCGGTATCGGCTCGCCGTCGAGCTTTTGGTGCAGCCATTCAAAGCGGCATTGGCCTTTTTCAAAGGCTTCGGTCACATAAGCCAGGGCGGCTTCGTGCGAGCTTCTCCCGTCGGGCTGGAACGCGGGCGAAAGTTCGTGGAACCGTTCCAGATATTCTTTTTTGCTGGTCAGGTCGAACAATCTGACTGCCTCGTCGTTGCAGTAGATATTCACAAACGCTTTGTTCCAGCAGTTAAGGCACATCGGCATCGCGTCAATGAGCGCCAACGCGAGATCAAATGTGTTATTATCGGCTTGTAATTTATCAAAATTCATGTAGAGCCCCAACTCTTTCAAAATACGCATGCACCCGCGTGTACGCGCCATATAATACCAAAACGCCCGAGCGACAAGTATCCCCGGCTATATATAAAAATATTGATTTATTCGGCGGCAGCGCGGTTTCCCTTGCCGGGACACTTCGCGCGGGCAGGCATACTGCACGGCGTGTCCCTGCCCACACTCCGGATTAGAATAAAAGATCTGATACAACGGCCTGTTCTGTTGTGCACGCATGTGCGGCCGTCCGGCAGTCCGGTCCGCCGGCCACCGTGCCCAGGCAATGGCCGCAAACGGTAATGCAGAGACCAGGGAACGGGCGGATGCCTTTCCGCAACGGGGCAATGTATCGCCGTATCGTTTCGCGCAACCCGTTTCGCCAGTGCGCAACGCGTTCTGGGAAGACAGCTTTTCCGTGTATGGCGACTTAATACTGAAATAATAATATGTTATATGTTTATATATATGTCTTTATTGGCGCAACTTTGTAATATTAAGGATTATCAGCCCTCAAAAATATCACATTCATCCATGTGAAGCGGATGAAACAGGAAAAACAATTTTCTGAATTTACGAAGAAGCGGGAATGTATATAGTGCCAATAAATTTTTTGTGTAGCCAAAAATGGCGGTTTTACAGTATGATCGTGGAGCCATGATTTACGAAACTTTTTCCGGATACATTTTTCTTTCTAGTCAAAGAAGATTCTCATTGCTATAACGCAGTCACGGAATGCGTTATTACGTGGGGGCTGGGATGAGACGTTTACTGGCCGTGTTTCCCGCTTTGGTGCTTGTGGGCCTGCTTGCCGGGCCCGCGTTTTCCGCTGAAACACAGACACTGAATTTTGTTATCAATATAGACGAGTCCACGCTGGTCGACAGAGTCCTGCACGCCGCTTTGCAACGGGCCGGCTTCGCCATGACCATGGACGCCGCTCCCATGACCTACGCCATCCAGATGGCCAACAGCGGCGAGAGGGACGGCCTGGCCTCGCAGGTCAGGGGAATCGAGGGAAAATTCCCCAATCTGGTCATGGTTCCCGAGCAGCTGTTGAAAGTCAGTTTTCCGGTGTTCGCCCGGAGCGATTTCCCCATGGAAATCCGCTCGTGGCAAGATCTGTCCGGGTTGCGCGTGGGGCACTTGTATCAGAAAACATATATCATAAACCACTTGAACCCCGATTTGACGGCGAGCGTCCAGCGCGAATCCTTTTATGATCTGAACGTCGCCCTCGCAAACGGCGAGTGCGACGTCATCATCACCAGCGCAACCTTCAAGACAGACCTCATTATCGCGCCGGGCCTGAAAAAGGTCGGCGTCCTGGACGACAGCTCCTCGTATACCTATCTGAACAAGAAATATGCGGATCTTGTTCCCGCGCTTGCCGAAAGTCTCCGCCAAATGAAGGCCGACGGCACCTATGAACGGCTCCTGAGTGGCGATTTTCAGGAAAACAGGCAGCAGAAGCAAATTTTGCACATTTCTTCCTCGTATCCTGAAGACCCTTGGGAACAGGGGCTCAAACTCGGAATGGACGAAGAGCTGAGAAATAACAGGGATATCTTCTATCACAATATCCCCCTCTACGATAACCGGTTCAAAACCGCGGGCGAGCGTGCGAAAAACGCGTATTATGCCGTCAGGACGCTATTCAGTTCGACCCCTCCGGATTTGATCATCGCGTCCGGCAACAGCGCGTTGTTTTTTGTGTGCGGCTATTACAGCGTGTTTTTCAGCGGCATACCCGTCGTCTATTGCGATATAAGCCATGACGTTCCGTATCTCTGGCTGCTCGGCGGCAACGGCCGGGGGGTGCTGGAACGCATCCCGGCCAGGGATACGGTCGATCTGATGCTGCGTCTTTACCCCGATCTGAAACGTATTTTTGTCGTCAATGACTATACGGACAAGGGCCTTTCCTGGCGCAAGGCGATGGAGGAGGACCTGAACGGCTACACGGGTAAGGTCGCGATCACCCACAGTGAGAATATCCCCTTCGCGGAACTCCAGAAAGTGATAGCAACGCTGCCCCCGCACTCGGCGATCCTTTTCGGGGAATACTCCATGGACAGCGCGGGCCTGTATTTCCCCCAGTCGGATCTGCAGCGAAAGGTCCGCGCCGTGGCGAAGGTTCCCATGTTCGGCACCATGGCCGACAGTTTCGGCTTCGGCCAGCTGGGCGGCAAATACGTCAATCCCGAAAGCCAGGGGAAGCTGGCCGCGGCCACGGCGCTTTCCGTCCTGGACGGGACGGCCGGGACCGCGCTCCCGCACGACACCGCCTCCCTGAACCGCTGGATGGCGGATGAGGCGGTTATGACGCGACTGGGGTTCACCAGGGACCGGTTTCCCGGGGATGCCCTGTTCATCAACGGCAAGCCCACGCTTTACGAGTCAAACCCCCAGGCGTTTTTCCTTTTTATCGCCTTGTCCGTGCTCGGGAGCGCCACCATTGTCAGCCTCGCCGTTTTTACCGTTGTCATGCGGCGGAAAAATCTGCGCCTCATGAGCATCCAGAAAAGCCTGCACACGGCGGAAGAAATGAAGGAAGCCGCCGACGCGGCCAACCAGGCTAAAAGCCGTTTTCTGGCGAACATGAGCCACGAGATACGCACCCCCATGAACGCCATCATGGGGATGCTGAAAATAGCGAAAGACTCAAACGAACTGGGAAAAATACACGCGTCGCTCGCCGCGGCGGAGGCTTCCTCGGAACACCTCCTGGGCGTCATCAACGACATTCTGGATATTTCCAAGATCGAATCCGGGAAAATAGACCTCTTTGAAGAACCGTTCTGCCCGGAAGAGACCCTGGGCACCATCGTCAACGTGATCGCAGGCAAGGTCGCGGAAAAGGAGCAGGATCTGCTGATCCGGTTCGGCACCGTCGTTCCTCCGCGGTTGTACGGCGACGTGATGCGTCTGAACCAGGTCGTCATCAACTTGCTTTCCAATGCTGTCAAGTTTTCAGACCCCGGCTCCAAGATCCGCATGGACCTGAGCTGCCGGTGCGAAGGCGGACAGGCGACGGTGGAGTGCTCCGTTGCCGACGAGGGGATCGGTCTGAGCGAGGAACAGATGGCCGGGCTGTTCCAGGCGTTCCAGCAGGCGGATAACAGCATCACCAAACGGTTCGGCGGCACGGGGCTGGGGCTTGCCATATCCAAAAAGATCATCTCCATGATGGGCGGCGACATCACGGTGACCAGCACCCTGGGCCAAGGGAGCCGGTTTACCTTTTTCGTCGTCCTGCGGGTCGCCGACGCCCTTCCGGACCCGGAATTCGACGCTTTGCTGCAAAAGGCCGCCTCCATGCACGTTCTTCTGGTCAATGACGACGCGGAGGCGGCCGGGTATACGTGTGAGATTCTGGATCATTACGGCGTCCGGTACGAAAGGGCGGGGAGTTGCGAAGAGGCCGCCGCCGTTCTGAAGGCATGCGAGGCGCGGGGCGATGCCGTGAACGTGGTGCTCATGGAGCATCATTTGGCGGGAGTTACGGCGTGTGAGGATTTACGGCGGCTCCGCCGGGAAGGCGAGCCGTTGCCCAAGATCATTCTGCTTTCTCCCCAGCATCCCGCCTCTCTCGGGGACGAGGCCAAAGACGCGGGCGTGGATCTTTTCCTGCAAAAACCGGTGCTCCCCTCCCCGTTGCTCCGGGCTCTGGGCGAAGTGCTGGGCATGGCGGCGCCCGCCGCCGAGGAAGAGTGCCGGGAAACCGTGAGAACATACCCCGGCAAACGCATCATGCTGGTTGAAGATATCGAAATCAACCGCGAGATCGTCAAGGCGCTGCTTGAGCCGACGCTGGCGGATATTATCGAGGCCGAGAACGGCCGGGAAGCGGTGGATCTTTTCAACGCGGATCCCGACGGCTTCGACCTGATCCTCATGGACGTGCAAATGCCGGTCATGGACGGGTACACGGCCACCCGGGCCATACGCTCCAGCGACCATCCGCAGGGAGCGGATATCCCCATTCTGGCAATGACGGCCAACGCGTTCCGGGAAGACATCGAGGAAGCCCGCCGCGCCCTGATGAACGGGCATGTGAGCAAACCCCTGGATGCGGCCAAACTGTACGAAACCCTTGCCGTTCATCTGTCCCATTCCACGGTGACGGCATAAGCATTCCGTCTTTTCCGGCGCTCCGGCGCGCATGGCACGCCAAAAACGGGCATCCGCGAGGATGCCCGTTTTTGGCCGGTGGGCGGCACACCCGCTGCGCATGGCCCGTCCCGTCAGCCGTCAGGCGGCTGTTCCCCTCTTTCCTCCCCCCTGCGCACAGCCTGCGCCGTGCCTGACCGCCGCGCAAGTCCGGCACGGCGTTAGCCGAATGCTATAATAATAGTGTTAATCATATTAGCGTATTATTCATGTGTGACCGAATGTGCGCCGTTCGGGCAACGGACGGCGCCGCACGATCGTCCGGCTTTACGGCAGGGCGGTACGACACGGAAGACACTGTGGAGGGAACGTATGGGATGGTGGAATAAACTGGGCCTGAAAGCAAAATTTATCAGCGGGATAACCGTCATTGTCCTGGTTACCGTCGCCAGCCTCTGTGTGTCCGCCTGGACCTTCAGAAGCCTGCGGGAAAAAACAGACCGGCTTAACCAGGATATGGAATTGAACCAACTGGTGCAAACGCTGGAGATCCAGCATCTGCAATGGGTCAACACGCTGTCGCGGTACCTCGTCGACCCTGACGCCAAGGCGCTCAGCCTGGCCACGGACCCGACGCAATGCGGCCTGGGCAAATGGTATTACGGCACCGGCAAGCAGGAGGCCGTCGTCAGAATCCCCGGCCTGGCGGCGGATATCGCCGCCCTGGAAGAGCCGCACAAGGCGCTGCACGCGACGGCGGTGACCATCAGGGAGATGAAGGAGAAGGGCGACGACAGCGGCGCGCGGGCGTTGTTCCAGGCCAGTACCATACCCGCTCTTCAAAGCGTCCAGAAGCACCTTTCGGCGGCACGGTCCATTGTGGCCGAGGATGTCGGGGTGCAGAGGAGCGCGTTCGACAAACAGACCAGGGATGCCGATCTCGTTCTGCTCGGTCTGGGGCTGGCGAGCATCCTGGCCCTGGTGCTGCTGGCGCTGATTCTTTTTTACAGCATCCTGAAACCATGCCAGGAAATCATCCGGTATTCCAAAAAATGCCGCGACGGCTCGCCGGAACCCCTGGACCTGAAACGGGGGGATGAGCTGGGGCAGCTGGCGCAGAACCTTACGGACCTGACGCAGCACCTGCACAAGGAGCTGGCGTTCTCAAAAGGCGTGCTCGAGGGCATTACCGTTCCCTGCGCGGTGTTCTGCCCGGATGACAAGACGCTGTTCACCAACAAGCAGATGCTCGCGCTGCTCGAACGCGACGAAGCGCCGCACGAGTGCCTGGGGTTGACCTCCGGCGAGTTGACCTGCGGCAGGAAGGACGAAGAGACCCTGTCCACCAAAGCGTTGAAAGAAAAATCACTGGTGCATTCGAAAATTGAATACACGACGCACAAGGGGAACGGCCGCCACGTGATGGTGACCTCCGCCCCTCTCTACGACACCCAGGAAAACCTGCTCGGCACGATAGCCGTGTGGGTTGACGTCACGGAAGTCGTGGAGAAGCAGAACGCGCTTGAAGAGAAGAGCCGGCAGATCGCGGAAATGGCCGCCCAGGCGCAGGAAGTGGCAAACGCCGTCTCCGCCGCCAGCGCGGCCCTAGAGCGGCAGGTCGCTTCCTCAAGCCAGGGGGCGCTCGATCAGCGCGACCGCATGACG of uncultured delta proteobacterium contains these proteins:
- a CDS encoding conserved exported hypothetical protein (Evidence 4 : Homologs of previously reported genes of unknown function) yields the protein MKYGMMAAMAFLGFCLCLSPAYAAQGGAVETVKEGARDAAQAVKESAQDAAHGIGKATSEATQAVGEYVDDAAITAAVKSKFLAQKGLDSMDISVTTSDGVVLLSGGVEHEAQISLAERVAKEVNGVKKIVNNLIVFKK
- a CDS encoding putative Histidine kinase (Evidence 3 : Function proposed based on presence of conserved amino acid motif, structural feature or limited homology; Product type pe : putative enzyme), which gives rise to MRILKELGLYMNFDKLQADNNTFDLALALIDAMPMCLNCWNKAFVNIYCNDEAVRLFDLTSKKEYLERFHELSPAFQPDGRSSHEAALAYVTEAFEKGQCRFEWLHQKLDGEPIPAEITLVRTIYNGEHVVAGYTRDLRELKATMEKMREADERTQIMLDATPLCANFWDSNCNNIDCNQEAVKLFELKDKQEYLDRFPELSPEFQPDGRLSSEKALANITTAFKEGYCRFEWMHQKLNGEPVPAEITLVRVKHRDGFIVVGYTRDLRELKATMEKMREADERAQIMLDATPLCANFWDKDYNNIDCNQEAVKLFGLKDKREYLDRFSDLSPEFQPDGRRSSEKALANITIAFNEGYCRFEWMHQKLDGEPIPAEITLVRVKHRDGYIVVGYTRDLRELKAMLANMREADERTQVMLDATPLCCNLWDKNFNNIDCNQEAVKLFGLRDKQEYLDRFFELSPELQPDGVPSSEKALANITIAFNEGYCRFEWMHQKLDGEPIPAEIILVRVKHRGEFIVAGYTRDLRELKAMLNEMHKVESDLRLARDAAEESTRAKSEFLANMSHEIRTPMNGILGMLHLLINTGLQPTQLDYAKKTLFSANNLLRIINDILDFSKIEAGKLEIENLPFSLQEICDELGIVFAAKIEEKGLAFRVDADIPPNRVIGAPLRLKQVLFNLVGNALKFTDAGEIRVAISSEQLEESKARYTFSVRDTGIGLTQEQLNRLFVAFTQADASTTRKYGGTGLGLAISKSLVGMMHGDIWAESMPGKGATFFFTAVFEVCDNQDPAKCTRCAAAAFNPGDCNVPAHLSGQPGERRHGHILLVEDNEINQMIAEELLKTVGYSVDIANNGQEAVQMVGQGRYDLVPMDIQMPVMDGLTATRAIRTDSCHDCLPIVAMSAHAMAGDKEKSLESGMNDHITKPISPDVLYATLDKWLARPPAGGD
- a CDS encoding hypothetical protein (Evidence 5 : No homology to any previously reported sequences) encodes the protein MIYSAAARFPLPGHFARAGILHGVSLPTLRIRIKDLIQRPVLLCTHVRPSGSPVRRPPCPGNGRKR
- a CDS encoding putative Histidine kinase (Evidence 3 : Function proposed based on presence of conserved amino acid motif, structural feature or limited homology; Product type pe : putative enzyme) gives rise to the protein MRRLLAVFPALVLVGLLAGPAFSAETQTLNFVINIDESTLVDRVLHAALQRAGFAMTMDAAPMTYAIQMANSGERDGLASQVRGIEGKFPNLVMVPEQLLKVSFPVFARSDFPMEIRSWQDLSGLRVGHLYQKTYIINHLNPDLTASVQRESFYDLNVALANGECDVIITSATFKTDLIIAPGLKKVGVLDDSSSYTYLNKKYADLVPALAESLRQMKADGTYERLLSGDFQENRQQKQILHISSSYPEDPWEQGLKLGMDEELRNNRDIFYHNIPLYDNRFKTAGERAKNAYYAVRTLFSSTPPDLIIASGNSALFFVCGYYSVFFSGIPVVYCDISHDVPYLWLLGGNGRGVLERIPARDTVDLMLRLYPDLKRIFVVNDYTDKGLSWRKAMEEDLNGYTGKVAITHSENIPFAELQKVIATLPPHSAILFGEYSMDSAGLYFPQSDLQRKVRAVAKVPMFGTMADSFGFGQLGGKYVNPESQGKLAAATALSVLDGTAGTALPHDTASLNRWMADEAVMTRLGFTRDRFPGDALFINGKPTLYESNPQAFFLFIALSVLGSATIVSLAVFTVVMRRKNLRLMSIQKSLHTAEEMKEAADAANQAKSRFLANMSHEIRTPMNAIMGMLKIAKDSNELGKIHASLAAAEASSEHLLGVINDILDISKIESGKIDLFEEPFCPEETLGTIVNVIAGKVAEKEQDLLIRFGTVVPPRLYGDVMRLNQVVINLLSNAVKFSDPGSKIRMDLSCRCEGGQATVECSVADEGIGLSEEQMAGLFQAFQQADNSITKRFGGTGLGLAISKKIISMMGGDITVTSTLGQGSRFTFFVVLRVADALPDPEFDALLQKAASMHVLLVNDDAEAAGYTCEILDHYGVRYERAGSCEEAAAVLKACEARGDAVNVVLMEHHLAGVTACEDLRRLRREGEPLPKIILLSPQHPASLGDEAKDAGVDLFLQKPVLPSPLLRALGEVLGMAAPAAEEECRETVRTYPGKRIMLVEDIEINREIVKALLEPTLADIIEAENGREAVDLFNADPDGFDLILMDVQMPVMDGYTATRAIRSSDHPQGADIPILAMTANAFREDIEEARRALMNGHVSKPLDAAKLYETLAVHLSHSTVTA
- a CDS encoding exported hypothetical protein (Evidence 5 : No homology to any previously reported sequences) gives rise to the protein MGWWNKLGLKAKFISGITVIVLVTVASLCVSAWTFRSLREKTDRLNQDMELNQLVQTLEIQHLQWVNTLSRYLVDPDAKALSLATDPTQCGLGKWYYGTGKQEAVVRIPGLAADIAALEEPHKALHATAVTIREMKEKGDDSGARALFQASTIPALQSVQKHLSAARSIVAEDVGVQRSAFDKQTRDADLVLLGLGLASILALVLLALILFYSILKPCQEIIRYSKKCRDGSPEPLDLKRGDELGQLAQNLTDLTQHLHKELAFSKGVLEGITVPCAVFCPDDKTLFTNKQMLALLERDEAPHECLGLTSGELTCGRKDEETLSTKALKEKSLVHSKIEYTTHKGNGRHVMVTSAPLYDTQENLLGTIAVWVDVTEVVEKQNALEEKSRQIAEMAAQAQEVANAVSAASAALERQVASSSQGALDQRDRMTETASAMTQMNATVIEVARSAGDAANLAEEASDTAQNGAKAVRQVVESISQVETYAGQLKTGMHSLGQHADGIGDIISIINDIADQTNLLALNAAIEAARAGEAGRGFAVVADEVRKLAEKTMQATQEVSKAVTGIQHGTHGNIQMVEQAAMAVDVANDLAAKAGESLASIVHLVQDTAGQIHSIAAASEEQSATSEQINRALEEVSRISDTTSSAMSEASASVASVAGQAQTLRGIIERLQ